A DNA window from Engystomops pustulosus chromosome 6, aEngPut4.maternal, whole genome shotgun sequence contains the following coding sequences:
- the LOC140065940 gene encoding general transcription factor II-I repeat domain-containing protein 2-like codes for MLLCIAKHGKPLSDGEIVKEALLSGSNSLFHDFQNKDKISQRISEMPLSRNTVKDRVQRMASDVSQQLTTAYKRQPATPCAWMRARILIITQGYAVGDNMREELVKLASLPKRTQGVDIYNAVMEVFTSQGITPGKVVSITSDGAPSMVGTTSGFIQLFVKETKHEVIQFHCIIHQEALCASESSEKFADILKDVTKMVNFIMARALNFRQFQALLDEVQAQYNCLPMYNNVRWLSRGRVLERFVACLEEIRLFMHEKGQDYPQLTYVAWLTNLMFFTDFTQHFNVLNKQLQGAAGKTAERMFCDIKTFERKLQVFEKDLETGELKYFPNLKDHLENCTTFADNPTSHQDVYNEFSNVVAVAKVNFSKRFVQFCKMEATLRFLTSPDKAQFEELSLSCLHWLDLGNLEMELLEFQENSMWKNKFSDLEKMERTTNDSADGNGDNTSENEILKVWNSLPDNFKSMKALAIALLTLFGSSYACEQLFSALNYIKSDNRNRLTDDLSATCVALKLTKYEPRIDKLSACMQQQKSH; via the coding sequence ATGTTGCTGTGTATAGCTAAACATGGTAAGCCCCTCTCAGATGGGGAGATTGTCAAAGAAGCCTTGTTGTCTGGGAGTAATTCCCTTTTTCATGATTTTCAAAACAAGGATAAAATCAGTCAGCGTATCTCTGAGATGCCACTCAGTAGAAATACTGTGAAAGATCGAGTCCAGCGCATGGCAAGTGATGTTAGTCAGCAGCTCACCACTGCCTACAAAAGGCAGCCTGCTACTCCATGTGCCTGGATGAGAGCACGGATATTAATAATCACGCAAGGCTATGCTGTTGGTGACAACATGAGAGAAGAGCTGGTGAAACTAGCGTCTTTGCCTAAAAGAACGCAAGGAGTAGATATTTACAACGCAGTGATGGAGGTTTTTACGTCACAAGGCATAACGCCAGGAAAAGTGGTTTCCATTACTAGTGATGGGGCACCTTCTATGGTTGGGACAACTTCTGGTTTTATACAGTTGTTTGTTAAAGAAACCAAACATGAAGTCATTCAGTTTcattgtataatacaccaggAAGCTCTATGTGCAAGTGAAAGCAGCGAGAAATTTGCAGATATCCTCAAAGATGTCACAAAAATGGTAAATTTCATTATGGCTCGTGCTCTGAATTTTCGACAATTTCAAGCACTTCTTGATGAGGTTCAGGCACAGTATAATTGTCTGCCTATGTATAACAATGTCCGGTGGCTGAGCAGGGGACGGGTCCTGGAGCGATTTGTAGCTTGCTTGGAGGAAATCAGGCTGTTTATGCATGAAAAAGGGCAGGACTATCCACAGCTCACTTATGTGGCCTGGCTTACCAACCTCATGTTTTTTACTGATTTTACACAACACTTTAATGTACTGAACAAGCAACTACAAGGTGCAGCGGGGAAAACAGCAGAAAGAATGTTTTGTGATATAAAAACATTTGAGCGTAAACTGCAGGTTTTTGAAAAAGACCTTGAAACTGGAGAGCTGAAATATTTCCCAAATCTAAAAGACCATTTAGAAAATTGTACAACGTTTGCAGACAATCCTACAAGTCATCAGGACGTCTACAATGAATTTTCTAATGTTGTAGCAGTTGCAAAGGTGAATTTTAGTAAAAGATTTGTACAGTTCTGTAAGATGGAGGCAACCCTGCGTTTTCTTACTTCACCAGATAAAGCTCAGTTTGAAGAACTTTCTCTCTCTTGCTTACACTGGTTAGATTTAGGAAACCTGGAAATGGAGCTGTTGGAATTTCAAGAAAACTCGATGTGGAAAAATAAATTCTCTGACCTCGAGAAAATGGAAAGGACGACAAATGACAGCGCAGATGGAAACGGCGACAACACTTCAGAAAATGAAATCCTTAAAGTGTGGAATTCTCTGCCTGATAATTTTAAGTCCATGAAAGCCCTTGCTATTGCTTTGCTCACTTTGTTTGGATCATCTTATGCTTGTGAGCAGCTCTTTTCAGCTTTGAATTATATCAAATCTGACAACAGAAACAGATTAACGGATGACCTGAGTGCTACATGTGTTGCTCTGAAACTTACAAAGTATGAGCCCAGGATAGACAAATTGTCAGCGTGCATGCAACAGCAAAAATCTCATTAA